The sequence below is a genomic window from Actinokineospora baliensis.
CGCCGACTCCAGCGGGAAAACGACATCATGCTCGTCCGCGCTGCGCCGCCCGGGTGGCAGGTGCCCCCGGAATACCCTTTTGGCCCAGCGGAACACCATTTCCGGCTACCGAACGTGCGGAACTTCGGCCCGTTCCTGGAATTCCGCCACAACCATTGTCGGTGGTGGACTTGGGAAACGGATCGCGGGTTTGTCGCTGGATCGTGTCGCGGTCGACGGGAATGGGTAACGGGGCCCGCCGGGGTCACGATGCCTTCTCGAACGAAAGGAGACGCGGTGACCCGAGAACAGGTGCTGCTGGTGCACCCGGGAATCTACGACGAGGGCAATCCGCTCGCGTTCCCGCCGTGGGGCGCGATCACGATCGGGCACGCCGTGCGCGCCGCCGGGCACGACGCGCGGGTGCTCGACCTCAACGGCGCCGACCCCGCCGCCCACCTCGACGCCGCGCTCGCCGCGCAGCGGCCCACCGTCGTCGGGGTGACCGCCAAGCAGGGCGTGGCCGCCCGCCGGTTCCGCGCCGTGGTCGACCACCTCGCCAGGGTCGCTCCGGACATCCCCGTCGTCGCCGGTGGACCGCTGGTCAGCACGTTCCCCGACCCCAGGGCGCTGATCTGGACCGGCGTGCACACCCTGGTGCTCGGCGACGGCGAGCAGGCGATGGTGTCCTGGCTGGCGCGCCGCCCGCGCCCCGGCGGGCTCGTGCACGGCGCCGAACCGCCCACCCTCGACGACGTCGGGCTGCCGTCGTGGTGGCCGGGGCTGGCCGACTACGTGCACCCGGCGAGCAGCTGGCCGAACATGGCCGTTCCGGGAATCCACGTGGCGTCGGCGCGCGGCTGCACCAGGCGCTGCACCTTCTGCTACCTCAACGCGCAGTACCCGAACGCGCGGTTCCGCTACGTCTCCGCCGGGAAACTGCACGACGACCTGGTGGAACTGAACGCGGTGACCGGCGCCCGCGGATTCTACTTCGTCGACGACTGTTTCATCGACGCCCGGCAACGGCGGGTTCGCGACTTCTGCGCCCGCGCGATCACCCACGGCGGCGGATTCCGCTTCGGCTGCGACGTCCAGTTGTCCGATCTCGACCGGTATCCCGACCTGCTCGCGCTCATGCACCGCGCGGGCTTCCGCGCCCTTTATGTCGGGATCGAGTCCGCCTCGGCGCGGACCAGGACCCGGTTGGCCAAGGGGCGGCTGCGCGGCGAGATCACCGACGTGCTCAACCGCGCGATCGACCTCGGGTTCGTGCTGCGCGCCTCGATCGGCATCGGCTGGCCGGGTGAGGACGCCGCCGACGCCCGCGCCACCCTGGACCTGATCGACGCGGTGCCCCGGCTGGCCTTCGACGCGTTCCGCTACTACCCGCTGCCGCACACCCCGCTCGGCGAGCTCTCGCACTGGGCCCGCGCCCGCAACCGGATGAGCCCGGTCGAGGTGTCGGCGACGGCGCT
It includes:
- a CDS encoding B12-binding domain-containing radical SAM protein, with the protein product MTREQVLLVHPGIYDEGNPLAFPPWGAITIGHAVRAAGHDARVLDLNGADPAAHLDAALAAQRPTVVGVTAKQGVAARRFRAVVDHLARVAPDIPVVAGGPLVSTFPDPRALIWTGVHTLVLGDGEQAMVSWLARRPRPGGLVHGAEPPTLDDVGLPSWWPGLADYVHPASSWPNMAVPGIHVASARGCTRRCTFCYLNAQYPNARFRYVSAGKLHDDLVELNAVTGARGFYFVDDCFIDARQRRVRDFCARAITHGGGFRFGCDVQLSDLDRYPDLLALMHRAGFRALYVGIESASARTRTRLAKGRLRGEITDVLNRAIDLGFVLRASIGIGWPGEDAADARATLDLIDAVPRLAFDAFRYYPLPHTPLGELSHWARARNRMSPVEVSATALQDYSDHNDNHSAIPTADYEALWTQLRHREDERLAAYFATER